A window of the Cystobacter fuscus genome harbors these coding sequences:
- a CDS encoding chloride channel protein encodes MSLDKRARALGQWLVLGSLVGLVCGVASAIFLFLLEEATHWRIRHEVIVYFLPLAGLVIGALYGRWGASIRGGNNLVIDTMHEGGERIPARMAPMVLLGTVLTHLFGGSAGREGTAVQMGASLADGVAHRLQVSPVTRRQLLAAGIAGGFGSVFGTPIAGTVFGLEVVSVGRLNYEALVPALVAALVGDFVTRSLGIRHTVYPAASSLALSPGVMGKWLVFGAAVAVVAVVFVEGVHFLKKRLEKVVPSLAPRMALGGALVVVLWKVVGTSDYLGLSVPLMQRAFVDPSLPPETFALKLLFTVLTLGTGFLGGEVTPLFVVGAALGNLLARLLGLPLELAAGVGLAALFGAAANTPLALSLMAVELLGAGVLPHVVIVTVTAYLLTGQRGIYPAQRIAQPKHGGSLLERLLPLRELDDERSRRP; translated from the coding sequence ATGAGCCTGGACAAGCGCGCACGGGCCCTGGGCCAATGGCTCGTGCTGGGCTCCCTGGTGGGCCTCGTGTGTGGTGTGGCCTCGGCGATCTTCCTCTTCCTCCTGGAAGAAGCCACGCACTGGCGCATCCGCCACGAGGTCATCGTCTACTTCCTGCCGCTGGCGGGCCTGGTCATCGGTGCCCTCTACGGCCGGTGGGGCGCGTCCATCCGAGGGGGCAACAACCTCGTCATCGACACCATGCACGAGGGGGGAGAGCGCATTCCCGCGCGCATGGCCCCCATGGTGTTGCTGGGCACGGTGCTCACCCACCTCTTTGGCGGTAGCGCGGGCCGCGAGGGCACCGCCGTGCAGATGGGCGCGAGTCTCGCCGACGGCGTGGCCCACCGCCTCCAGGTCTCGCCCGTGACGCGCCGGCAATTGCTCGCCGCCGGAATCGCCGGAGGCTTCGGCTCCGTCTTCGGCACCCCCATCGCGGGCACCGTCTTCGGCCTCGAGGTCGTCAGCGTGGGCCGCCTCAACTACGAGGCGCTCGTCCCCGCGCTGGTGGCCGCCCTGGTGGGCGACTTCGTCACGCGCTCGCTGGGCATCCGCCACACGGTCTACCCGGCGGCGTCCTCCCTCGCGCTCTCGCCGGGCGTCATGGGCAAGTGGCTCGTCTTTGGCGCGGCGGTGGCGGTGGTGGCCGTGGTGTTCGTGGAGGGTGTGCACTTCCTCAAGAAGCGGCTGGAGAAGGTCGTCCCGTCGCTCGCGCCGCGCATGGCCCTGGGCGGCGCGCTCGTGGTGGTGCTCTGGAAGGTGGTGGGCACGAGCGACTACCTCGGCCTGAGCGTGCCCCTCATGCAGCGGGCCTTCGTGGACCCCTCGCTGCCGCCCGAGACCTTCGCCCTCAAGTTGCTCTTCACCGTCCTCACGCTCGGTACGGGTTTCCTGGGCGGCGAGGTGACGCCGCTGTTCGTCGTGGGCGCGGCGCTCGGCAATCTGCTGGCGCGCCTGCTGGGCCTGCCGTTGGAGCTGGCCGCGGGCGTGGGGCTCGCCGCGCTCTTCGGAGCCGCCGCCAACACGCCCCTGGCGCTGTCCCTCATGGCGGTGGAGTTGCTCGGCGCGGGCGTGCTGCCCCACGTGGTCATCGTCACCGTCACCGCGTACCTGCTCACGGGACAGCGGGGCATCTACCCGGCGCAGCGCATCGCCCAGCCCAAGCACGGAGGTTCGCTGCTGGAGCGGCTGCTGCCCCTGCGCGAGCTGGACGACGAGCGCTCCCGCCGGCCCTGA
- a CDS encoding TonB-dependent receptor produces MPRSSPLASRGRGMLLLAAFLCSTSALAHEVPEEEEAPPEWTQSLTLEELLRVELSTPSKRLQQAREAPGMASVVTREQMRRFGWETIDELLFSQPGFFPSHDFERTTVGARGLWEGWNNNHLLLLLDGVPMNDSDLATAFTWEITPLFLVKSVEILRGPASALYGSSAIHGVIALNTLSSSHTLEDDERLEINNEARLRVGNLGTAVVDAVAVTRSRHLSAVVGFQHQHTDGFSYLSHDGSRRTDATGALQRFLVNDRRDNSYLFVKLEPSRVLRGLSLQYHLQDWNHGTGHGWRQWVPDIDGPMRDRRHIAVASYRSRPGSPLAQEYVFKYQRREYDSHVRFYPSGAEDGRYPYGVTEVLETALDELFGRAQLSGSLGEGLSLLGGVEYSATLYGGDSVHYATADLSDESPFPPPAPVRLGPLYESILGEPLSNVGAYTQLAWNRLLSLPLSLTMGLRYDLKFFHYRDLAQPGTPSRFKSYEQLSPRVALVFTPSPVFSLKFQGGRAFRAPSPGEILGSNTWILDANVERMRPEQVTTFELDADWSISQHLSWRSTLFHSRYENLIAFSAGNVMDNLLSQTNVGVESEFLVEVDLGGMGRLSAFGNYTYVHLLEGVGRAGDLAWAPAHLAKAGASYQREHFSLALQGRYQGSVLRREEDSVEPLFRSLRPEQVPAWFRLDANVRYQITSWAAAELKVSNLLDTESYLVRPHDYPFDYRMEGRRVFVTLEANL; encoded by the coding sequence ATGCCTCGTTCGTCCCCCCTCGCTTCCCGTGGCCGCGGGATGCTCCTCCTGGCCGCCTTCCTGTGCTCCACTTCCGCCCTCGCGCACGAGGTCCCCGAAGAGGAGGAGGCCCCACCGGAGTGGACCCAATCCCTCACCCTGGAGGAGTTGCTGCGGGTGGAGCTGTCCACTCCCTCCAAACGTCTCCAGCAGGCGAGGGAGGCTCCCGGCATGGCCTCGGTGGTGACGCGCGAGCAGATGCGCCGCTTCGGCTGGGAGACGATCGACGAGCTCCTCTTCAGCCAGCCCGGCTTCTTTCCCTCGCATGACTTCGAGCGCACCACGGTGGGCGCCCGTGGCCTCTGGGAGGGGTGGAACAACAACCACCTGCTGCTGCTGCTGGATGGCGTTCCCATGAACGACAGCGACCTGGCCACCGCGTTCACCTGGGAGATCACCCCGCTCTTCCTGGTCAAGAGCGTGGAGATCCTCCGGGGCCCCGCCTCTGCCCTGTATGGCTCCAGCGCCATCCATGGCGTCATCGCCCTCAACACGCTCTCCTCGTCCCATACCCTGGAGGATGACGAGCGGCTGGAGATCAACAACGAGGCCCGGTTGCGCGTCGGCAACCTGGGCACGGCGGTGGTGGACGCGGTGGCGGTCACCCGCTCCCGGCACCTCTCCGCGGTGGTTGGCTTCCAACACCAGCACACGGATGGGTTCTCCTATCTCTCCCATGACGGCTCGAGACGCACCGATGCCACGGGAGCGCTCCAGCGCTTTCTCGTGAACGATCGCCGCGACAACTCGTACCTCTTCGTCAAGCTGGAGCCCTCGCGTGTCTTGCGCGGCCTGTCCCTGCAGTACCACCTGCAGGACTGGAACCACGGCACCGGCCACGGTTGGCGCCAGTGGGTGCCCGATATCGACGGCCCCATGCGGGACCGGCGGCACATCGCCGTGGCCAGCTACCGCTCGCGGCCGGGCAGCCCGTTGGCGCAGGAGTACGTCTTCAAGTACCAGCGGCGCGAGTACGACAGCCACGTGCGCTTCTATCCGAGCGGCGCCGAGGACGGGCGCTACCCCTATGGAGTGACCGAGGTGCTCGAGACGGCGCTGGACGAACTCTTCGGGCGCGCCCAGCTCTCGGGCTCCCTGGGCGAGGGGCTCAGCCTGCTGGGCGGCGTGGAGTACTCCGCCACGCTGTATGGCGGGGACTCCGTGCACTACGCCACCGCCGACCTCTCCGACGAGTCGCCTTTCCCTCCCCCGGCTCCGGTGCGGCTCGGTCCCCTCTACGAGTCCATCCTCGGTGAGCCCCTGAGCAACGTGGGGGCCTATACCCAGCTCGCCTGGAACCGGTTGCTGTCGCTTCCCCTGTCACTGACCATGGGGCTGCGCTACGACTTGAAGTTCTTCCACTACCGCGACCTCGCGCAGCCCGGAACACCCAGCCGCTTCAAGTCCTATGAGCAGCTCAGCCCGCGGGTCGCGTTGGTGTTCACACCGAGTCCCGTGTTCAGCCTCAAGTTCCAGGGCGGCCGGGCCTTCCGGGCTCCCTCGCCCGGAGAGATCCTCGGTTCCAACACCTGGATACTGGACGCCAACGTCGAGAGGATGCGCCCCGAGCAGGTCACCACCTTCGAGCTCGACGCCGACTGGAGCATCAGCCAGCACCTGAGCTGGCGCAGCACCTTGTTCCACTCGCGCTACGAGAACCTCATCGCCTTCTCCGCCGGGAACGTGATGGACAACCTCCTGTCCCAGACGAACGTGGGCGTGGAGTCCGAGTTCCTGGTGGAGGTGGACCTGGGAGGGATGGGCCGCCTGTCGGCCTTCGGCAACTACACCTACGTGCACCTGCTCGAGGGGGTGGGCCGGGCAGGGGACCTCGCCTGGGCGCCCGCGCATCTGGCCAAGGCGGGGGCGAGCTACCAACGCGAGCACTTCAGTCTCGCGCTCCAGGGTCGCTACCAGGGCAGCGTGCTGCGCCGCGAGGAGGACAGCGTGGAGCCCTTGTTCCGCTCCCTGCGCCCGGAGCAGGTGCCCGCCTGGTTCCGGCTCGATGCCAACGTGCGCTATCAAATCACCTCCTGGGCCGCCGCCGAGCTCAAGGTGTCCAACCTGTTGGACACGGAGAGCTACCTCGTGAGACCGCACGACTATCCCTTCGACTACCGCATGGAGGGCCGGCGCGTCTTCGTGACCCTGGAGGCCAACCTCTGA
- a CDS encoding amidohydrolase: MSTSTPEARQTCIRDCHALVPGANGMLTLARHQDILIQGSRISEIRPTGAPLAPGVEVLEGQRMIAMPGLINTHAHVSMVIFRGLAEDVSIERWFNDFIWPLENNLTDADVYWGAMLGLIEMIEGGITTVADHYFSMDEVARAVEGAGTRAHLGWTAFSSRGYQELARTASFAERWKGGAEGRITTCMAPHAPYTCDDGLLRACVGHATRLGVGIHIHAAEDMNQTLASVNRRGHTPIQVLQDTGVLGVPTLIAHGGGLLPQDIETLARHRAHVGIAHAPKTSLKLGMGLAPVRALRKAGIPVGLATDGAVSSNTLDLFEALRLLALTQKHDALDSEVMPLAEVLDIATRGSAAALGMGDRLGTLAPGYQADIVLVDTRGTHWQPLHDPMAGLVYSARASDVHTVMVDGRLLLRDRQLLTIDKERVLAEVASGMERLAQRVPGSRIQHYRP, translated from the coding sequence ATGAGCACTTCCACTCCCGAGGCACGCCAGACGTGCATCCGTGACTGTCACGCCCTCGTTCCGGGCGCCAACGGCATGCTTACCCTCGCGCGCCATCAGGACATCCTGATCCAGGGCTCGCGGATCTCGGAGATCCGCCCCACCGGAGCACCGCTGGCGCCCGGGGTGGAGGTGCTCGAGGGCCAGCGGATGATCGCCATGCCCGGGCTCATCAACACCCATGCGCACGTGTCCATGGTCATCTTCCGCGGACTGGCCGAGGACGTGTCCATCGAGCGGTGGTTCAACGACTTCATCTGGCCCCTGGAGAACAACCTCACCGACGCGGACGTGTACTGGGGCGCGATGCTCGGCCTCATCGAGATGATCGAGGGCGGCATCACCACCGTGGCCGATCACTACTTCTCCATGGACGAGGTGGCCCGGGCCGTCGAGGGCGCGGGGACGCGGGCGCATCTGGGGTGGACGGCGTTCTCCAGCCGGGGCTACCAGGAACTCGCGCGGACCGCCTCCTTCGCGGAGCGCTGGAAGGGCGGAGCGGAGGGGCGCATCACCACGTGCATGGCCCCCCACGCGCCCTATACCTGCGATGACGGACTGCTGCGCGCGTGCGTGGGGCACGCCACCCGGCTCGGGGTGGGCATCCACATCCACGCCGCCGAGGACATGAACCAGACGCTCGCCAGCGTGAACCGGCGGGGCCACACGCCCATCCAGGTGCTCCAGGACACGGGCGTGCTCGGCGTGCCCACGCTCATCGCCCATGGCGGCGGCCTGCTGCCCCAGGACATCGAGACGCTCGCTCGCCACCGTGCGCACGTGGGCATCGCCCATGCGCCCAAGACGTCGCTCAAGCTGGGCATGGGCCTGGCCCCCGTGCGCGCCCTGCGCAAGGCCGGCATCCCCGTGGGGCTGGCCACCGATGGCGCCGTGAGCAGCAACACGCTCGACCTCTTCGAGGCCCTGCGCCTGCTGGCGCTCACGCAGAAGCACGACGCGCTCGACTCCGAGGTCATGCCCCTCGCCGAGGTGCTCGACATCGCCACGCGGGGCAGCGCGGCCGCGCTGGGCATGGGGGATCGGCTCGGCACGCTCGCGCCCGGCTACCAGGCCGACATCGTCCTCGTGGACACCCGTGGCACCCACTGGCAGCCGCTCCACGATCCGATGGCTGGCCTCGTCTACAGTGCCCGCGCCAGCGACGTGCACACCGTCATGGTGGATGGCCGGCTCCTCTTGCGCGACCGCCAGTTGCTCACGATCGACAAGGAGCGCGTCCTCGCCGAGGTGGCCAGCGGCATGGAGCGTCTGGCCCAGCGGGTGCCGGGCTCGCGCATCCAGCACTACCGGCCCTGA
- a CDS encoding bifunctional alpha,alpha-trehalose-phosphate synthase (UDP-forming)/trehalose-phosphatase, translated as MSRLLLVSNRLPVTVKADKDGVSVVPSAGGLATGLRGPHEKSGGLWVGWPGDVSRLTPAQKASVEEQLARQRCVPLYLSASEVSRFYEGYSNQVLWPLCHYLLERVPRQDRDWEIYRKVNERFADLAVRHYQPGDTIWVHDYQLMLVPALLRERLPQARIGFFHHIPFPSSEIFRTVPRRLELVRGLLGADLIGFHTISYVRHFASTLTQLLGLEKVGDHVDQDGRRVRLGAFPMGIDARAFEELVQQPAVLEEVRGHREKAAEQRLVLGVDRLDYTKGIPRRLLAVQRLLEREPAWRGRLRFIQVAVPSRTTVEDYATYRERVNELVGRINSLYGSVHNVPIHYLYRSLNQKQLAALYRAADVMLVTPIRDGMNLVAKEFCASRPDEDGVLVLSELAGAADELSDALLVNPYDVEGMADALEAALEMPQEERQRRMRALRTRVIECDVHCWVNSFLSALQSTPTAPPRVKPQGAQEVLPLLREASHLLLLLDYDGTLVPFASRPELAAPDEELLTLLRRLTERPHTRVAIVSGRGREVLEAWVGGLNAGLYAEHGLWSRPTPGATWESLGGVSTEWKSLVRPILESFAARVPGALVEEKSASLAWHYRQVEPVLGARLARELRLHLGEVFAQGPLEVLPGDKVVEVRARGVNKGRVVGRVTEGLAPGTRVVAIGDDRTDEDLFAALPADGIAIHAGGKESRAGYRVNGPTEVRRLLAALLD; from the coding sequence ATGTCCAGACTCCTGCTCGTCTCCAATCGGCTCCCCGTCACCGTCAAAGCGGACAAGGACGGGGTCTCCGTGGTCCCCAGTGCCGGAGGGCTCGCCACCGGGCTGCGGGGCCCGCATGAAAAATCCGGAGGGTTGTGGGTGGGCTGGCCCGGAGATGTCTCGCGGCTCACACCCGCGCAGAAGGCCTCGGTGGAGGAGCAGCTCGCCCGGCAGCGCTGCGTGCCCCTCTACCTGAGCGCGAGCGAGGTGAGCCGCTTCTACGAGGGCTACTCCAACCAGGTCCTCTGGCCGCTGTGCCACTATCTCCTCGAGCGCGTGCCCCGCCAGGACCGGGACTGGGAAATCTACCGCAAGGTGAACGAGCGCTTCGCCGACCTGGCGGTGCGCCACTACCAGCCCGGTGACACCATCTGGGTGCACGACTACCAGCTCATGCTGGTGCCCGCCCTGCTGCGCGAGCGCCTGCCCCAGGCACGCATCGGCTTCTTCCACCACATTCCCTTTCCCTCGAGCGAGATCTTCCGCACCGTGCCGCGGCGCCTCGAGCTGGTGCGGGGCCTCCTGGGCGCGGACCTCATCGGCTTCCACACGATCTCCTATGTGCGGCACTTCGCCAGCACCCTCACGCAGCTGCTCGGGCTGGAGAAGGTGGGAGATCACGTCGACCAGGATGGGCGGCGGGTGCGGCTGGGCGCCTTCCCCATGGGCATCGACGCCCGGGCCTTCGAGGAGCTGGTGCAGCAGCCGGCGGTGCTCGAGGAGGTGCGCGGGCACCGCGAGAAGGCCGCCGAGCAGCGCCTGGTGCTGGGCGTGGACCGGCTGGACTACACCAAGGGCATTCCCCGCCGGCTCCTGGCGGTGCAACGGCTGCTCGAGCGCGAGCCCGCCTGGCGCGGCAGGCTGCGCTTCATCCAGGTGGCCGTCCCCAGCCGCACCACGGTGGAGGACTACGCCACCTACCGCGAGCGCGTGAACGAGCTGGTGGGACGCATCAACAGCCTGTACGGCTCGGTGCACAACGTCCCCATCCACTACCTCTACCGCTCGTTGAACCAGAAGCAGCTCGCGGCCCTCTACCGCGCCGCGGACGTGATGCTCGTCACGCCCATCCGCGACGGCATGAACCTGGTGGCCAAGGAGTTCTGCGCCTCGCGCCCGGACGAGGACGGCGTGCTCGTGCTCAGCGAGCTGGCCGGGGCCGCGGACGAGTTGAGCGACGCGCTCCTGGTGAACCCCTACGACGTGGAGGGCATGGCGGACGCGCTGGAGGCCGCGCTGGAGATGCCCCAGGAGGAGCGCCAGCGGCGCATGCGCGCGCTGCGCACCCGGGTGATCGAGTGCGACGTGCACTGCTGGGTGAACTCCTTCCTGTCGGCGCTCCAGTCCACGCCCACGGCGCCTCCCCGGGTGAAGCCCCAGGGCGCCCAGGAGGTGCTCCCCCTCCTTCGCGAGGCGAGCCATCTGCTGCTGCTGCTCGACTACGACGGCACGCTCGTGCCCTTCGCGTCGCGGCCCGAGCTGGCCGCTCCGGACGAGGAGCTGCTCACGCTCTTGCGGCGGCTCACCGAGCGACCCCACACCCGGGTGGCCATCGTCAGTGGTCGCGGCCGCGAGGTGCTGGAGGCCTGGGTGGGCGGGCTGAACGCGGGCCTGTACGCCGAGCACGGCCTGTGGTCCCGGCCCACGCCCGGCGCCACCTGGGAGTCGCTGGGAGGCGTGTCCACGGAGTGGAAGAGCCTGGTGCGTCCCATCCTCGAGTCCTTCGCGGCGCGCGTGCCCGGCGCCCTGGTGGAGGAGAAGTCCGCGTCGCTCGCCTGGCACTACCGGCAGGTGGAGCCGGTGCTCGGGGCGCGTCTGGCGCGCGAGCTGCGCCTGCACCTGGGCGAGGTCTTCGCCCAGGGTCCGCTGGAGGTGCTGCCCGGTGACAAGGTGGTGGAGGTGCGCGCGCGCGGGGTGAACAAGGGCCGCGTGGTGGGGCGCGTCACCGAGGGCCTGGCTCCTGGCACCCGGGTGGTGGCCATCGGCGATGACCGCACGGACGAGGATCTCTTCGCCGCGCTCCCCGCGGATGGCATCGCCATCCACGCGGGAGGCAAGGAGTCGCGCGCCGGCTACCGGGTGAATGGCCCCACCGAGGTGCGCCGGCTGCTCGCCGCGCTGCTGGACTGA
- a CDS encoding MBL fold metallo-hydrolase, with translation MNHETKFQSRSRLSLHRALLSLSLTGAAAFSTLSPGVADAAPPAQQQSQVPGYYRMRVGAFEVTALYDGFIPIDLKMYKGASAKDMDKLYERMFLPNPALGAVNAFLVHTGEQLILVDTGTATAFGPTLGAIPGNLRASGYDPAQVDLVLLTHLHPDHARGLLTPEGQPLFPNAVVRAAQEDADYWLDEKRANEAPEAARPMFQMAREAVAPYVAAGRFKPFKPGEVLATGVSVAPAPGHTPGHSGYLFTSKEQSLLVWGDIVHNVALQFPRPEIAVEFDVDSPKAIATRKRLFAEAAKSKHWIAGAHLPFPGLGHVRAEGKGYTWVPAQFGPVQSTP, from the coding sequence ATGAATCACGAGACGAAGTTCCAGAGCCGTTCGCGCCTGTCCCTCCACCGCGCGTTGCTGTCCCTGTCACTCACTGGCGCCGCGGCCTTTTCCACGCTGTCGCCTGGGGTGGCGGACGCGGCACCGCCCGCGCAGCAGCAGAGCCAGGTGCCCGGCTACTACCGCATGCGGGTCGGGGCGTTCGAGGTCACCGCGCTCTACGACGGTTTCATCCCGATCGATCTGAAGATGTACAAGGGCGCGAGCGCCAAGGACATGGACAAGCTGTACGAGCGGATGTTCCTCCCGAACCCCGCGCTGGGTGCGGTCAATGCCTTCCTGGTGCACACGGGCGAGCAGTTGATCCTGGTGGATACCGGCACGGCCACGGCTTTCGGTCCCACCCTGGGCGCCATCCCGGGCAACCTCCGCGCCTCGGGGTACGATCCCGCGCAGGTGGACCTGGTGCTGCTGACCCACCTGCACCCGGACCATGCCCGGGGGTTGCTCACCCCCGAGGGTCAGCCCCTCTTCCCCAACGCCGTGGTGCGGGCCGCCCAGGAGGACGCGGACTACTGGCTGGATGAGAAGCGGGCCAACGAGGCGCCCGAGGCCGCCAGGCCCATGTTCCAGATGGCCCGCGAGGCGGTCGCGCCCTACGTGGCCGCGGGCCGGTTCAAGCCCTTCAAGCCGGGCGAGGTGCTGGCCACGGGCGTCTCCGTCGCTCCCGCCCCGGGACACACCCCCGGCCACAGCGGCTACCTGTTCACCTCCAAGGAGCAGAGCCTGCTGGTCTGGGGCGACATCGTGCACAACGTCGCGCTCCAGTTCCCCAGGCCCGAGATCGCCGTCGAGTTCGACGTCGACAGCCCCAAGGCGATCGCCACCCGCAAGCGGCTGTTCGCCGAGGCGGCCAAGAGCAAGCACTGGATCGCCGGTGCCCACCTGCCGTTCCCCGGCCTGGGCCATGTGCGCGCCGAGGGCAAGGGCTACACCTGGGTGCCCGCGCAGTTCGGTCCCGTCCAGTCCACCCCATGA
- a CDS encoding tetratricopeptide repeat protein: MLVPGGHVTLRRMGPEQPPPEQPSDPMRDTEVAPRELPDGSTPGVERVRLVEQTLADWREIIRRDDALAGDGDAAESVVFLARMGQLLKAEGRWEEARGCHEEFLRRMRGSEERWESDIASALLELGEIAEQQGRREDAWGHYEEVVHRFGSTQGPPPYDAVPAAQYRMGWLLCFQGRFDRARASFKEMMLRYGQAPEDWLRVQAVQAHRGLAHVFHSEGRVEEALASLVELSRRHGDSTDTATRGVVLRALFDLGWMYQSSRDAARARAHYEEVLRGCAELPMYSLDEEMIADTHQGLALLDWNEGRWAESESHFQEALRRYVALPAPRCREQHCRALTNLGWFYVKQDRFEEAHRCLHEVVERYGESSEPTIQEQVARALRTRGHALGMRGLAEQSQVLYAELVRRFGESTDAAVLQEVAVGLNQAGRMWIGEARQCWKRGATSAVADCLRHAQEMLEASLRRAPREPIVRGNLAYLAFLEGRWEEAHARLEELVREGGEGVRQALLDEVREHTFYLDEKWFELVRKLAPG; the protein is encoded by the coding sequence TTGCTCGTCCCAGGCGGACACGTCACGCTCCGGCGGATGGGTCCCGAGCAGCCACCTCCCGAGCAGCCCTCCGACCCGATGCGGGACACGGAGGTGGCACCCCGGGAACTCCCGGACGGGAGCACTCCGGGAGTGGAGCGGGTACGTCTGGTGGAGCAGACCCTGGCGGATTGGCGGGAGATCATCCGCCGCGATGACGCCCTCGCCGGGGACGGCGATGCCGCCGAGTCGGTGGTCTTCCTGGCGCGGATGGGGCAGCTGCTCAAGGCGGAGGGGCGCTGGGAGGAGGCGCGCGGCTGTCACGAGGAGTTTCTCCGGCGCATGCGCGGGAGCGAGGAGCGCTGGGAGTCCGACATCGCGAGCGCGCTCCTGGAGCTGGGGGAGATCGCCGAGCAGCAGGGACGGCGGGAAGACGCCTGGGGTCATTACGAGGAGGTGGTCCATCGCTTCGGCTCGACGCAGGGGCCGCCGCCGTACGACGCGGTGCCGGCCGCGCAATACCGGATGGGCTGGCTGCTGTGCTTCCAGGGCCGGTTCGACCGGGCCCGTGCCTCCTTCAAGGAGATGATGCTGCGCTATGGCCAGGCCCCCGAGGACTGGCTGCGGGTGCAGGCCGTCCAGGCGCATCGGGGGCTGGCGCATGTCTTCCACTCGGAGGGCCGCGTGGAGGAGGCCCTGGCCAGCCTCGTCGAGCTGTCGCGGCGCCATGGTGACTCGACGGACACCGCCACGCGGGGCGTGGTGCTCCGGGCGCTCTTCGATCTCGGGTGGATGTATCAATCCTCGCGGGACGCCGCACGGGCGCGGGCCCACTACGAGGAGGTGCTGCGCGGGTGCGCCGAGCTGCCCATGTACTCGCTCGATGAGGAGATGATCGCCGACACCCACCAGGGTCTGGCGCTCCTGGACTGGAACGAGGGACGGTGGGCGGAGAGCGAGTCCCATTTCCAGGAGGCGCTGCGCCGCTATGTCGCGCTTCCCGCCCCCCGGTGCCGGGAGCAGCACTGCCGCGCGCTCACCAACCTGGGTTGGTTCTACGTGAAGCAGGATCGCTTCGAGGAGGCCCACCGGTGTCTGCACGAGGTGGTGGAGCGCTACGGGGAGTCGTCCGAGCCGACCATCCAGGAGCAGGTGGCCCGGGCGCTGCGCACGCGGGGCCATGCGCTCGGCATGCGGGGGCTCGCCGAGCAGTCCCAGGTGCTCTACGCGGAGCTGGTGCGCCGGTTCGGCGAGTCGACCGACGCGGCCGTCCTCCAGGAAGTGGCCGTGGGGCTCAACCAGGCGGGCCGGATGTGGATCGGCGAGGCCAGGCAGTGCTGGAAGCGGGGCGCCACCAGCGCCGTGGCGGACTGTCTGCGCCACGCCCAGGAGATGCTGGAGGCGTCGCTGCGGCGCGCACCGCGCGAGCCCATCGTCCGGGGCAACCTGGCCTACCTCGCCTTCCTCGAGGGCCGGTGGGAAGAGGCCCACGCGCGGCTCGAGGAGTTGGTGCGCGAGGGGGGGGAGGGGGTGCGTCAGGCCCTGCTCGACGAGGTCCGGGAGCACACCTTCTACCTGGACGAGAAGTGGTTCGAGCTCGTGCGCAAGCTCGCTCCGGGGTAG